One genomic window of Calditrichota bacterium includes the following:
- a CDS encoding DUF2961 domain-containing protein gives MKRHLFWATGLLALAVLPYWALAQARVEDFSLGRLPYFKESRLRQISSFDRSGGNADRLVIPRGQTAVLADIKGAGVITRIWLTIASRDPHFLRRIVLRMYWDDESSPSVLCPVGDFFGTGFGYTHYTSLLLGMSSGGYYCYFPMPFARRARVEVVNETDYDV, from the coding sequence ATGAAAAGACATCTGTTCTGGGCGACAGGCCTTCTCGCGCTCGCCGTCCTTCCGTACTGGGCGCTGGCCCAGGCGCGGGTGGAGGACTTTTCGCTGGGAAGGCTCCCCTACTTCAAGGAGAGCCGTCTACGGCAGATCTCCAGCTTCGACCGGAGCGGTGGCAATGCCGATCGGCTGGTCATCCCGCGCGGCCAAACAGCCGTCCTGGCGGATATCAAGGGCGCTGGCGTGATCACGCGCATCTGGCTGACCATCGCTTCTCGTGACCCGCACTTCCTGCGGCGCATCGTGTTGCGCATGTACTGGGACGACGAGAGCTCGCCCAGTGTGCTCTGCCCTGTCGGCGACTTTTTCGGAACGGGCTTTGGCTACACCCACTACACCTCCCTCTTGCTGGGCATGTCCAGTGGGGGTTACTACTGCTACTTCCCCATGCCTTTTGCCCGGCGCGCCCGCGTCGAGGTGGTCAACGAGACCGATTATGACGTC